The sequence GCATGGTCTCATCAGCAGGTCGATCAATGAAGAAATGATAGCCCAAGCGAGCTGATTGATAATTACAGCTCGTCCCTGTCCGTAACCAATAGCCCGTGGCGTAGCCCACAATTTGGGTTTGATCCAAGGCAGTTTGCAGCGGAGCCAATTCGGCTTCAGATAATGGTTCGGGGTATCGCGACGGAAAACAATAATTACTTGGAGCAGGCGTTTCAGCTACCTTACAAACCGGGTCACCAACATCAGTTTGTTTGGTCGATGACGTATATTTTAAATACCAAGCATTGCCATCAGGATTGATTGTCGTGGCGTAATCATAATCCCACGAGCAGCTATCCTCGCCAAAACGCCAATAGATGCTTGCGCCTAATATCGGATACTGAAGCCCTGGCTGATTTTGGAGATCCTGCATCAGCGTCTGAAGGATTTGAGCATATTCGAGCAGCGTTGCTTGATCGGTTTCTGGAGCTACCTCAACCTCAAGACTATACATAATCCAAGCAATTGCGTCTGAACAGGTTTGCCAATCGGCGCGGCCATAAACCTCGGCGCTACCTCTGAGTTGGGTTTGAGCAAAGGCGGCTTGGACAGCCTGCTCAGTCGCTGGCTCAAGTGGAATTCGCTCATAGTTGGCTTCGCATGCTTCTCGTGAGCCATTATAGCCATGAACTGGCTGAATATCTGGAGTGATTGTTGGTTCTTCAATTACCTCTGTGATCGTTGGATCGACCATGGTTACTGGAGTTTCCACCTCGGTTAGGGTTGGGATAACGGTTGATTGAGGTTGTTCAGTTGCTAATTCGACTGGCTGCCCGCCTGAACGGTTAGTGATTGATTCGCTAGGTAGCGTATTGCCACAGCCACTCAACCCTACCAACAGCAACCATCCAAAACCAATTCGTTTAAGCCATGCCAGCATACACCCTCCACAAACAAGCTAGATTTCGCCAATACTCTCAGCATAGTCCAACCAAATGGATGAAAAGTGGCGTTTGATTAGGAACTCTGAGACGTTAAATGGACATTTAAAGAGCTTTGTCATTGGGTTACTAGTTCTGGCTTCGTGTCCTTCGTGCGCTTCGTGGATCACATTGGCATGGCCTGGCTTTGGTTAAAAATCTTTCATTAAAAACTATTGACAAATAGCGCCAAAACTACTACATTCGTTAATGAATATTTACAATTATCTTGGGAGCGATTCCGTAACCATCGCTGCTGCCCCTTCCAAATAATTCCACTAGGACTTGTTTCTTTGAATTTGAGACCGATTCCAAGAATGCAAGCCGAGGCTGTTGGGTTAGCACTGTTGAAAACCCAGCACATATCGCAAGGAGGCGCAAGCTTATGCTACGACGAATGTATGCTCGTGGAACATTGTTGGTATTGTTGATCGCCTTGATTAGCCTTAGTGTTGCGCATCGCACGGCCACGCCCAGCGCGGCAGCAGCCAGTTGCGTGGTCAGCTATAAGGTGATCAATCAATGGGCCGATGGGTTTATTGGCGATGTGACCGTTACCAATAATTTGGCGGCAACTACAACTTGGCAATTGAGTTGGACCTTTGCTAGCAATCAGCGAATTGTCAATCTGTGGAACGGCGTTTTGACTCAAACCAATGCCGCCGTCAGCGTGCAAAATGCCGCTTGGAATGGCTCACTCTCCAGTGGGGGTAGCGTTAATGTTGGCTTTCAAGCAACGTTCAGTGGGACGAATAGCATTCCCACTAGTTTTACCTTGAATGGGGTGCTTTGTGGCGAAACCAGTGTGACAATTACTCCAGCAACGACTTCGCCAACCAATACTGTGACAACCCATCCCATTCATACCAACACCCCAACCCAACGCCCACCGACCAACACCCCAACGCCACCAACCGGCACTCTACGTCCATCGAATACCCCAACGATTGCGCCAACTACTCCAACCGTAACGCCCAACAACAATAGCTGTATTGGCGCAATTATCTGCGACGATTTTGAAAACCAAACCGGCATTGATCCCAGTGGATTTTGGCAAGCGCTCTATCCCGATTGTACTGGCCATGGCTCAGTGATGGTCGATAATACCTACGCCAATAGCGGCAGCAAATCAATTATGGTCCATGGCCATAGCAATTTCTGCGATCATGCTTTCTTTGGCAATACCACCGCGATCGAAAGTATTGGCGATCTGTTGTATGGCCGCTTTTATGTGCGCCAAGATTTAGCTTTGCCCGACCATCACATCACATTAATGGCCCTGAAAGATCGCAACGATGCTGATAATGATTTGCGCTTGGGCGGCCAGCAACGTGTGCTCGATTGGAATCGCGAATCGGATGATGCAACCGCCCCATCGATGAGCAGCGCAGGCATCGCCAAATCGGTTACGATTCCGCCCCGTCAGTGGACATGTGTCGAATTCAAGATCGATAGTGCTAATGGCTATTTGCAGGCTTGGGTCAACGGCAGCGAAGTTGAAGGCATGCGGGTTGATGGGGTCGATACGCCTGATGTTGACCAAGCTTGGCGTACTCGTGCCAATTGGCAACCACGCTTAGTCGATTTCCGCCTAGGCTGGGAAAGCTACGGCGGCGATGATATTACCCATAATATTTGGTTTGATGATGTGGCCTTGGCAACTCAACGCATCGGCTGTAGCGCTAGCAACCCAACCACCCCGACTGCTACTCCGCGCCCAACCAATACCGCCACGCCCGTGATTGGCACGCTCACGCCTAGTCCAATTCCCAGCGCAACCCCAACCATCGCGCCCAATGGTATTACTGCTGCAACCACGATTGCCGAGCTTTGCCCGACCTACCGTCAACTCTATATCGATCGTGATTTTCTTGATTATTTGCCGAGTGACGGCAGCGGCGGCCATAACAACATGCCAGTTGATGGCGGCCTGACTGATGCCCAAAAAGCCAGTTTATACGGCGTGAATATCAGCGCCATTCAGAGCAAAGTTGGCAATGGCACATTAACTTTGGGCGAATTGGGAACCCAAGCCTTGGGCCATGTCCAGCGTTTGGTCAATCAAAACTTTCCTAAGAATGCGATTTGTCAGTTGTTGCCACGGCTGATGCTGCTTGGACCAGAAACCGAAGCCGCTACCTTCCACAAAAATAGCAGCAATCCATGGGCTGAAACCGCTGGCCCTGTCAATGCAATTGCCCCTGCTGGCTTTATGCAAACCCGCTGGCCAACCGATGCCCGTACCTATGTGCCAGCCGAAAAAGCCGAACGCGACCGTTGCCACGATCAGCCAACTCATGAAAATAACCTTGGCTGGACGTTTAGCTCAATCGTCGATTCGAGTATTTTGTACGATCCCAATAATCCAGTGTTGAATGCGATTCGCACGAGCACCCACCCAATCAGTGGTTTGCCGATGGGGCCAGGCTTTAGCAGCAATGCGCCGATGCAGGCCACGACCAAACTGCATGAGGAAAATTCGGGGTTTTGGTATCAAGTGATTCAGTTCAAAAATACCAGCACTATTCCCTATTACCTCGATTGTGCCATGATTTGGTGGGTCGGGCCATCGGGCTTATCGTTCGATTTACGTAATGGTCATTATAATAATGAACAACGCCCAGGCCGTGGTTATGGCCACCCGCAACGCGATATCATTGAAGTGGTGTACGATCAAGCCCAAAAGCTCTCGATCTATAGCATTCGTTTGTCGTTCCACGATGAGCCATACAACATGCGCACAGCTTACCCCAACCAATATTGGTCGTTGGAAGTTGGCACGCCGGCCTTTTTGAATGGTCAAGCGCGTTATACCACCTCAGCCGAGCGTCAAGCTTTAATGAATTTGATGTTGAATACGTTGCATGTCGAGCTTGAAACCGATCTCGATCGCAATATTGAGCTATTCGATGCGCTGAAGATGCGCAATCGGGTTTCGAATTAGTAACGAGGGGTCAGGGGTTGATCCACGAAGGACACGAAGAGCACGAAGAGTGAGGGGTCAGGATTTAGTGACAAGGGGCCAGATTTGCATTATGCAACCACTTATAACGTCTGACCTCTAATTACTGGCCCCTGACCCCACTCGCTAGCTACGTCAAAACCTGACCCCTAGCCCTTATTCTTTGATCGATCATAATTTATTCGTCGGAATCCAATTGGGTATAGATTAAATCATCGTCATCCAAATCGAGTTCGAGTGTTTGACTATATTCCTCAAGTTGCTTGGCCAGATGGAGTGGTAATGGTAGGGCGGTGGCATCGTTATGATCGAGGGCATGTTGGCGTAATTTGTGAACGGCCATTGCCCAATCTATTGGAGTATCATCTTTTTGGAGCATTGCTACAGTTAATTCGTAGCAGGCGGGATTCCATGCTAATTTTGAAGGTTGTGGTCGTTTTGTTTTTGGTTTGCCTTTAGGCCCCCAAGCCGAAATTTTAGACATCCGATAGATCAAATTTCTTTGTTGGGAAGGTTTTCCATGAAAACTCGCGAATACTCGCTCGTTAACTTGGAATAATCCAGTTGATCCACCAACCCCGCCATCTTGATAGGCATAGCATTCGGGTGTTTCATGGCCTTGATCGCTGCGAACGCGGATAATGCGTAACCCTGGCCAATCGTGAGCTTGCTCAAGCGGCTGTTTACCAAAGAAGAGGCTGTCACGCGAAATATTGGTGTTACTTGCCCAGCTCCATGTACGACGAATATTCTGGGCTTGGCACATCAATAAGCTTGCTTGATTGGGATCAAGGATGGATTTAAGCTGGTGTTGGATAAATGGTTCAGCATATTTTTGGAAATGCGACCAGGTTTTTTGTGCATTCACCTGATCATTGGCAATTGCGATTAACGCTTGGCGGTACGGTACCCAATCGTTAAACCCAGGGGCCATGACCAACGGGACAGGATTATCTGGAGTTAAGAGCACCAGCACTGGCAATAAGTAGCGTTCTTGACCTAGCTTTTTGCTGTTTTTATTAATCAGCCATAGTCCAATCAGATTTAATGGCTCTGAGAGTGCCTTAAATTTCGGAATACCAGTTTTCAATCCCACTTGGCGAATTCCATCAAGCAGACTGCTAGAGGCGCGATGGGCCAGATTGCTGGGTTTTTCCTGCTCAGTAGGCTCTTCGTCTATTTCGACCTCAATAGCTTTGGTGATAAATTGACTTACCCGATTTGTCTGGGCAAAGCCTTGACGGATTGCTGTTTTGGGGTCACTGCCTTTTGTATGACGATAAGCAGTTTTCGGCAAAATTTCAATTAATGCTAAGGTTGGAATTTGTGCAGGTTTAAGCTTTTGACGAATTTCCATGATGCGCTGTTCGGTTGCTTTCAGCACGTGATCACGTAAATTCTTGCGATTTGCTACATCTAAGGGCCGTTGCATGCTATTTAGCGGATGTATTGAGATCGTTAAGGTCAGTTGCTCAATGCGTTGAGTTGGTTGCTCACGAAGATTCGCTATCCCAAATGCGGCTTGAATCGTGTTGATAAATGTGGTTTGAATCTCCTGATCGTCAGCATAAATTTCAATTGCCAATTGCCGATTGGTTATCGCTGCCAAACGATTAATCTGGGCAGAAAGTTGACTTGGTTGGCGTTTTGGTTCACGATTTTTGGTGTTAACCCGCTTAAACGCTGGAATTCGCTCAAAGTATTGACCAAGACTATCATCAAGTTGTTCAAGCATTTGGGCCCGATCAGGCATGGCTATCCCTGAACCAACGGTATGATACATCGGCATGCGCGTGTTATAAGCAATTGCCATAGCATGATCACGCTGTTGGAGGTAATGCGTTGGGTTATTCATCAGTTGATTAGGATCGCTTACAATTTTTTGGGCATTAAGTTGGGTTAGAATCTCAACGATATTATTAGTCCAAATAAATTCGTAATGGTCATTATTTTTTATACAACGGATTGTAGCAACCTGAAATTGCTTGGCTAGGTTGCTCATGCTTGGTAAATATGGTGTATCAGTTAAAATATAGACGCTGCTGCGTTCACCTGAAGCCAAGCGAGCCTTAGGACTCGCCCAACGCCGTAATCCCATATCACAATAAATGACTGGATATGCTTGATAGGGAACTGTTTGAACAGTTAAGGTAAATAAAATTG is a genomic window of Chloroflexota bacterium containing:
- a CDS encoding cellulose-binding domain-containing protein produces the protein MLRRMYARGTLLVLLIALISLSVAHRTATPSAAAASCVVSYKVINQWADGFIGDVTVTNNLAATTTWQLSWTFASNQRIVNLWNGVLTQTNAAVSVQNAAWNGSLSSGGSVNVGFQATFSGTNSIPTSFTLNGVLCGETSVTITPATTSPTNTVTTHPIHTNTPTQRPPTNTPTPPTGTLRPSNTPTIAPTTPTVTPNNNSCIGAIICDDFENQTGIDPSGFWQALYPDCTGHGSVMVDNTYANSGSKSIMVHGHSNFCDHAFFGNTTAIESIGDLLYGRFYVRQDLALPDHHITLMALKDRNDADNDLRLGGQQRVLDWNRESDDATAPSMSSAGIAKSVTIPPRQWTCVEFKIDSANGYLQAWVNGSEVEGMRVDGVDTPDVDQAWRTRANWQPRLVDFRLGWESYGGDDITHNIWFDDVALATQRIGCSASNPTTPTATPRPTNTATPVIGTLTPSPIPSATPTIAPNGITAATTIAELCPTYRQLYIDRDFLDYLPSDGSGGHNNMPVDGGLTDAQKASLYGVNISAIQSKVGNGTLTLGELGTQALGHVQRLVNQNFPKNAICQLLPRLMLLGPETEAATFHKNSSNPWAETAGPVNAIAPAGFMQTRWPTDARTYVPAEKAERDRCHDQPTHENNLGWTFSSIVDSSILYDPNNPVLNAIRTSTHPISGLPMGPGFSSNAPMQATTKLHEENSGFWYQVIQFKNTSTIPYYLDCAMIWWVGPSGLSFDLRNGHYNNEQRPGRGYGHPQRDIIEVVYDQAQKLSIYSIRLSFHDEPYNMRTAYPNQYWSLEVGTPAFLNGQARYTTSAERQALMNLMLNTLHVELETDLDRNIELFDALKMRNRVSN
- a CDS encoding DUF3962 domain-containing protein; this translates as MMAKIIESCAFRIKPEQTTLLHTFYSLKFPQSWSSILRDLTAKHTNRSPNQVKIPLHTLHQVFRVLIPDIINIGRNVTYSENIWLYARSNIDPATLVNIIHAWAKVTFHSVSKDILNYALTNIQTHHIQWEHSTINLAEWTTNAFNTAQAAFPHHFALLPEVIAATICQEGQIYYGDEPLNWRRASLPPGNNGAELISWPPLAHRGSFYSILFTLTVQTVPYQAYPVIYCDMGLRRWASPKARLASGERSSVYILTDTPYLPSMSNLAKQFQVATIRCIKNNDHYEFIWTNNIVEILTQLNAQKIVSDPNQLMNNPTHYLQQRDHAMAIAYNTRMPMYHTVGSGIAMPDRAQMLEQLDDSLGQYFERIPAFKRVNTKNREPKRQPSQLSAQINRLAAITNRQLAIEIYADDQEIQTTFINTIQAAFGIANLREQPTQRIEQLTLTISIHPLNSMQRPLDVANRKNLRDHVLKATEQRIMEIRQKLKPAQIPTLALIEILPKTAYRHTKGSDPKTAIRQGFAQTNRVSQFITKAIEVEIDEEPTEQEKPSNLAHRASSSLLDGIRQVGLKTGIPKFKALSEPLNLIGLWLINKNSKKLGQERYLLPVLVLLTPDNPVPLVMAPGFNDWVPYRQALIAIANDQVNAQKTWSHFQKYAEPFIQHQLKSILDPNQASLLMCQAQNIRRTWSWASNTNISRDSLFFGKQPLEQAHDWPGLRIIRVRSDQGHETPECYAYQDGGVGGSTGLFQVNERVFASFHGKPSQQRNLIYRMSKISAWGPKGKPKTKRPQPSKLAWNPACYELTVAMLQKDDTPIDWAMAVHKLRQHALDHNDATALPLPLHLAKQLEEYSQTLELDLDDDDLIYTQLDSDE